A genomic window from Anopheles coustani unplaced genomic scaffold, idAnoCousDA_361_x.2 U_73, whole genome shotgun sequence includes:
- the LOC131271155 gene encoding uncharacterized protein LOC131271155 — translation MEKALKTAVRQRAQINAKILRVEQTLKETKEPTVSQLKVLAKNVATVYAEFSAIHTTIVGLIPDSAMAEQDGVYDEFEEVFYEASNRIEELLLAAESKTTNNKPAAAQVVIQQQPLKAPIPTFDGTYAAWPKFKAIFEDLMANAGDSDTMKLYHLEKALVGEAAGAIDVSILNAGNYKQAWEILTERFGNHRAIVDSHIHGLLNLKRMTSENFHELRALVQETSRHVESLRFLKQNLEGVSEPMVVHLLVSALDKSTRKAWEGTQRKGELPRYEQTMAFLKSRCQILENCAAASSSAPVAKLKGNHPLSPRHPAQESYTAAVIQCEICGKEHQNINCPELLKGTPRERSNTAQKAGLCFNCLRKGHQLRECPSKRKCYKCQRRHHTLLHEDLAPTSQPTISMAAEVEPQPPTPRVHPPSTAAEYGGPVVGEQLSTACASQTIKPSKNVLLLTAVVNVLDAKNQPHRCRVLLDSGSQVNFLAEEMANRLGLPKRPANVPIVGINALRTLARDKLTVTIQSRVNSYQTSLECLVTPKITGTIPSCNINIDNWDIPEGITFADPTFYTPDKVDLLIGAELFFDILKPSQLDLADNLPRLQDSQFGWIVSGAIVEQQITIPAIYSHHALVDIEKMIQQFWQIEEVPDVPERSIEELECENHFLTTYQRDESGRFIVRLPFNKQQTLLNNGRTVALKRFMMLEKRLLRNPELQQQYVEFIREYETLGHCRQIRESDDVPNQLSYYLPHHAVLRPSSSSTKCRVVFDASAKASPAELSLNDVLHVGPVVQNDLYSIVLRFRMYKVAFSGDIAKMYRQILHAKEDQRFLRIFWRPHPSEPLRVFELCTVTYGTASAPFLATKCLLQLVEEDGDAFPIASRIIKEETYMDDVLSGADSVEEAIEAQHQLKRLLNQGGFPIRKWCSNSLEFLEHIPVEEQEKAIPMAERGVNQAIKVLGLLWDPKADHLYIAHQPKPVATADQRVTKLIIYSEVAKFFDPLGLVSPVIVLAKLLIQRLWKLKTDWNDPIDEGSMKQWQELQPSLQHLHRIQTQ, via the coding sequence ATGGAAAAAGCGCTGAAGACGGCAGTCCGCCAACGAGCGCAGATCAACGCCAAAATACTGAGAGTCGAGCAGACGCTGAAGGAAACGAAAGAGCCAACCGTTTCCCAGCTGAAGGTGCTCGCCAAAAACGTCGCGACTGTGTACGCGGAATTTAGTGCCATACACACCACCATCGTAGGCCTAATTCCAGACAGCGCAATGGCAGAGCAGGACGGCGTATACGACGAGTTCGAAGAAGTATTCTACGAGGCGTCCAATAGAATCGAGGAGTTGCTGCTAGCCGCGGAATCGAAGACAACGAACAACAAGCCTGCCGCGGCTCAAGTTGTCATCCAGCAGCAACCGCTCAAGGCACCGATCCCGACTTTCGACGGCACTTACGCTGCATGGCCCAAGTTTAAGGCCATCTTCGAGGACCTGATGGCCAATGCCGGCGACAGTGATACTATGAAGCTGTATCACCTTGAAAAGGCATTGGTCGGCGAGGCTGCAGGTGCAATTGATGTCAGCATTCTCAACGCTGGCAATTACAAGCAAGCCTGGGAGATTCTGACGGAGCGCTTCGGCAATCATCGAGCCATAGTGGACAGCCACATCCACGGATTGCTGAACCTCAAAAGGATGACGTCAGAAAACTTCCACGAGCTAAGAGCTCTGGTCCAAGAGACTTCCCGGCATGTGGAAAGTCTCAGATtcctaaaacaaaacctgGAAGGAGTGTCGGAACCAATGGTGGTCCATCTGTTGGTTTCGGCTTTAGACAAATCAACCCGAAAAGCCTGGGAAGGGACGCAGCGGAAAGGTGAGCTGCCCCGTTACGAGCAGACGATGGCATTTCTAAAATCCCGATGCCagattttggaaaattgcgCAGCAGCGTCATCATCAGCTCCTGTGGCCAAACTAAAGGGCAACCATCCGCTTTCTCCGAGACATCCAGCCCAGGAGAGCTATACAGCAGCGGTCATTCAGTGCGAAATCTGTGGCAAAGAACatcaaaatataaattgccCAGAACTGCTGAAAGGAACACCACGGGAAAGAAGTAACACCGCACAAAAAGCAGGACTATGCTTCAACTGCCTACGGAAGGGACATCAGTTACGGGAATGTCCCTCCAAGAGGAAGTGCTACAAGTGCCAGCGTCGCCACCATACGCTCCTGCACGAGGACCTAGCACCCACCAGCCAACCAACTATTTCCATGGCAGCAGAAGTAGAACCTCAACCTCCGACCCCAAGAGTGCATCCTCCATCGACAGCGGCAGAGTACGGCGGACCAGTGGTAGGAGAACAACTTTCGACGGCATGTGCATCGCAAACCATCAAACCCAGTAAGAACGTCCTGCTGTTGACTGCCGTGGTCAACGTGCTGGACGCCAAGAACCAGCCACATCGCTGCCGCGTCCTCCTAGACAGCGGTTCTCAGGTCAATTTCCTTGCTGAAGAAATGGCCAACCGTCTAGGACTGCCAAAGAGACCGGCAAACGTTCCGATCGTGGGAATCAACGCGTTGCGCACGCTCGCTCGCGACAAGTTGACCGTTACCATACAATCCCGAGTGAACAGTTACCAAACAAGCTTGGAATGCTTGGTAACTCCAAAAATAACTGGCACGATCCCATCCTGCAACATCAACATCGACAACTGGGACATTCCGGAGGGAATAACCTTTGCTGATCCAACGTTCTACACGCCAGACAAGGTTGATTTACTGATCGGGGCTGAGTTGTTCTTCGATATACTCAAGCCAAGCCAACTCGATCTTGCCGATAATCTACCTCGTCTGCAAGATAGCCAGTTTGGTTGGATTGTGTCCGGAGCCATAGTAGAGCAGCAGATTACCATCCCAGCCATATATTCCCACCACGCTTTGGTCGACATCGAAAAAATGATCCAGCAGTTTTGGCAGATTGAAGAGGTTCCAGACGTCCCGGAACGATCCATCGAAGAACTTGAGTGCGAGAACCATTTTCTAACTACATATCAAAGGGACGAATCTGGAAGGTTCATTGTGCGACTACCgtttaacaaacaacaaaccctgTTGAACAATGGTCGCACGGTAGCCCTCAAACGGTTTATGATGTTGGAGAAACGACTGCTTCGCAACCCAGAGCTACAACAACAGTATGTGGAGTTCATCCGAGAGTACGAAACTCTAGGGCACTGCCGACAAATCCGTGAATCCGACGATGTACCCAACCAGCTATCCTACTATCTGCCACACCATGCGGTTTTGCGGCCATCTAGTTCGAGCACGAAATGCCGAGTCGTGTTTGACGCCAGTGCAAAGGCATCTCCAGCCGAGTTATCGCTCAACGACGTGCTGCATGTAGGACCAGTTGTACAGAACGATCTCTACTCCATTGTTCTGAGATTTCGAATGTACAAAGTAGCCTTTTCGGGAGACATCGCCAAAATGTATCGTCAGATTCTCCACGCTAAAGAAGATCAACGTTTCCTGCGGATTTTTTGGAGACCACACCCTTCCGAGCCACTACGAGTCTTCGAGTTGTGTACAGTTACCTACGGTACAGCATCAGCACCATTTCTTGCCACCAAATGTTTGCTCCAATTGGTCGAGGAGGACGGGGATGCCTTTCCGATTGCATCCCGCATAATAAAGGAAGAGACATACATGGACGACGTTCTCTCAGGTGCGGACTCGGTTGAGGAAGCTATAGAAGCCCAACACCAACTTAAGCGGCTTCTCAACCAAGGAGGTTTTCCCATCCGCAAATGGTGCTCAAACTCGCTGGAGTTTCTTGAGCATATTCCAGTAGAAGAGCAAGAAAAAGCCATCCCAATGGCCGAACGAGGAGTGAACCAGGCGATAAAGGTGCTTGGGTTACTCTGGGACCCAAAAGCAGATCATCTATATATCGCGCACCAGCCGAAGCCAGTCGCAACAGCTGACCAAAGGGTTACGAAGCTCATCATTTATTCGGAAGTAGCCAAATTCTTCGACCCTCTGGGGTTAGTGTCTCCGGTCATCGTGTTGGCTAAGCTACTCATTCAACGTCTTTGGAAGCTGAAAACTGACTGGAACGACCCCATCGACGAAGGATCGATGAAACAGTGGCAAGAACTCCAACCATCCTTGCAACACCTGCATCGCATCCAGACTCAAAG